The following proteins come from a genomic window of Desulfonatronum thiosulfatophilum:
- a CDS encoding secondary thiamine-phosphate synthase enzyme YjbQ, with product MKSYRKELWFHVTGRRAFINITPQVEECLRESGIREGLLLCNAMHITASVFINDDESGLHHDYDAWLERLAPHAPISQYRHNRTGEDNGDAHLKRQIMGREVVVAVTEGRLDFGTWERIFYGEFDGNRRKRVLVKIIGE from the coding sequence ATGAAAAGCTATCGTAAGGAATTGTGGTTTCATGTTACAGGGCGTCGGGCCTTCATCAACATCACCCCCCAGGTGGAGGAATGCCTGCGGGAAAGCGGCATCCGGGAAGGGCTGCTGTTGTGCAATGCCATGCATATCACGGCCAGCGTGTTCATCAACGACGATGAATCCGGGTTGCACCACGACTACGACGCCTGGCTGGAGCGGCTGGCGCCGCATGCTCCGATCAGCCAGTACCGCCACAACCGGACCGGCGAGGACAACGGCGACGCCCATTTGAAGCGCCAGATCATGGGCCGGGAGGTGGTGGTGGCCGTCACCGAGGGACGGCTGGATTTCGGAACCTGGGAGCGGATTTTTTATGGAGAGTTCGACGGCAACCGCCGCAAGCGGGTGTTGGTGAAGATCATTGGCGAATAG
- a CDS encoding pseudouridine synthase family protein: MANRLGNSASESELDQEFMRGGGEWTVPHDCQGLRLDQALMRCTSGLGRRGARRVFEQCLVLVEGRRRVAGFRVQAGQRISLRPLESGRGDVESRNPDDHLPVVLAARDESFAALVKPSGMHSEVVAGSTGPSIEAVLPELFPGIPAILLNRLDQSVSGLLLVALGDPAAQKYAAWQEQGLVRKQYLAAVRGNLSEEMLIQTTLDTAKRRRVRPIPGIEPDPLRWTRALPLSSSDERDESLVLVEILKGRRHQIRAHLAWAGHPVVLDPLYGPGPDLGWIYLHHCRIDLPDFSASVLPCWKEWQVNPLWKHSLPEDQSG, encoded by the coding sequence TTGGCGAATAGGTTGGGAAATTCGGCATCCGAATCCGAATTGGATCAGGAATTCATGCGGGGAGGCGGGGAGTGGACCGTTCCCCATGATTGTCAGGGATTGCGGCTGGATCAGGCGTTGATGCGGTGTACGTCCGGGCTGGGGCGGCGAGGAGCCCGGAGAGTATTTGAGCAGTGCCTGGTTCTGGTGGAGGGACGACGACGCGTGGCCGGATTCAGGGTCCAGGCTGGACAGCGGATCAGTCTGAGGCCTCTGGAGAGTGGACGCGGCGATGTGGAGAGCCGGAATCCGGATGACCATCTTCCGGTTGTGTTGGCGGCTCGCGATGAATCCTTCGCGGCACTTGTCAAGCCAAGCGGGATGCACAGTGAAGTTGTGGCCGGAAGCACTGGACCCAGTATTGAAGCGGTGTTGCCGGAACTCTTTCCGGGCATTCCGGCGATCTTGCTCAACCGCCTGGATCAATCCGTTTCAGGTCTTTTGCTGGTGGCCCTGGGTGATCCGGCGGCGCAAAAATATGCCGCCTGGCAGGAGCAGGGCCTGGTGCGGAAGCAATATCTGGCAGCGGTTCGTGGAAATCTCAGCGAAGAGATGTTGATTCAAACGACCCTGGACACGGCCAAACGGCGAAGGGTTCGTCCCATACCCGGAATCGAGCCGGACCCCTTGCGGTGGACTCGGGCTTTGCCGCTTTCATCGAGTGATGAGCGAGATGAGAGTCTGGTTCTTGTGGAAATACTGAAAGGGCGGCGGCATCAGATCAGGGCGCATCTGGCCTGGGCCGGCCATCCGGTGGTTCTTGATCCCCTGTACGGGCCGGGGCCGGATCTGGGATGGATCTATCTGCATCACTGCAGAATAGATTTGCCGGATTTTTCCGCTTCTGTCTTGCCCTGTTGGAAGGAATGGCAAGTGAACCCGTTATGGAAGCATTCGCTTCCGGAAGATCAATCCGGCTGA
- a CDS encoding helix-turn-helix domain-containing protein, with the protein MDMNELGKMLQSERLRQGLELADVTTATRINSSALKAIEEADEAALPHPVYLKSFVRNYANFLGLDTAPLEDVLREFNAESDLTKWSPVEQVPTGRSFPFLGSSVAVAVLITFIGGGIWLFQKDYFDLTGLTAQKNPPAAQKTSPWDALPEESTAKLLGPLDQPEQILDISFNNLETAPEAASGVQFKLEDGQTVEVASLQEQSEERIAVLQDLDLRKAALGNVQLSVAEGGFLASFDLSNLTNDILSGKISINFISKDDETYWALGNEEIPQFRIRNFRNINTRLHLPSGLDKNDLAATQIVVTDSHGENIIVKSFPMKNV; encoded by the coding sequence ATGGACATGAATGAACTTGGAAAAATGCTCCAGAGCGAGAGGCTGCGTCAAGGGCTGGAACTAGCTGACGTTACCACGGCGACCAGGATCAACAGCTCTGCCCTCAAAGCGATTGAAGAAGCAGACGAGGCGGCTTTGCCGCATCCGGTATATCTGAAGAGCTTTGTTAGAAACTATGCCAATTTCCTAGGATTGGATACGGCTCCCCTGGAAGACGTCCTCAGGGAGTTCAATGCGGAATCCGATCTGACGAAATGGTCTCCTGTTGAGCAGGTTCCCACGGGCAGGAGTTTTCCTTTTTTGGGATCTTCCGTGGCTGTTGCCGTGCTCATTACGTTCATCGGCGGGGGCATATGGTTATTCCAGAAAGATTATTTCGACCTGACCGGGCTTACCGCACAGAAAAACCCTCCTGCCGCGCAAAAGACTTCGCCATGGGATGCCTTGCCCGAAGAATCAACAGCAAAACTGCTCGGTCCATTGGACCAGCCCGAGCAAATTCTGGACATATCCTTCAATAACCTGGAAACGGCTCCAGAGGCCGCTTCCGGAGTGCAGTTCAAGCTTGAAGACGGGCAGACCGTTGAAGTTGCATCGCTGCAGGAACAATCGGAAGAGAGAATAGCTGTGCTGCAGGATCTGGACTTACGCAAGGCCGCGCTGGGCAACGTTCAGCTTTCGGTTGCAGAAGGAGGCTTTTTGGCAAGCTTTGACTTGAGCAACCTCACCAACGACATCCTGTCCGGCAAAATCTCCATCAATTTTATCAGCAAGGACGACGAAACTTATTGGGCTCTTGGAAACGAAGAGATACCTCAATTCAGGATCCGCAACTTTCGAAACATCAACACCCGTCTGCACCTGCCGTCGGGATTGGACAAGAACGACTTGGCCGCGACGCAGATCGTGGTAACCGACTCCCATGGTGAAAACATCATCGTCAAGTCCTTCCCCATGAAAAATGTCTAA
- the buk gene encoding butyrate kinase, with product MQHAILTINPGSTSTKVVLFQDGKPILSRDEQHPKMQLAAFADVWSQYAMRLDTVLKALAESAFGDLRLDAVVGRGGLLAPLPGGVYDINEQMIDDLRNQRYGEHPCNLGAPLALELASRFGGRALVVDPVVTDELSAEARPTGLPQVHRRSAFHALSQRGAAREAARRRGLKYEAGKFIVAHLGGGISIGAHLRGRVVEVTNALDGEGPMTPERTGALPVMEVLRLLENGDYDVPGLRRAVLRGGGILAHLGTNDFRVVESRIREGDRHAQDVFHAFAYNIARHATSLLPALITSTDPLPVDALVITGGLAKSTVLVAELAARLSPIMPIETILGMTEAHVMASSASDALQGTIQIQVYQG from the coding sequence ATGCAACATGCCATCCTGACCATCAATCCCGGCTCCACATCCACGAAAGTCGTCCTTTTCCAGGACGGCAAGCCGATCCTTTCCCGCGATGAACAGCATCCCAAAATGCAGCTGGCTGCTTTCGCCGATGTCTGGAGTCAGTATGCCATGCGCCTGGATACAGTCCTCAAAGCCCTTGCCGAGTCGGCTTTTGGAGATCTACGCCTTGATGCCGTGGTCGGGCGCGGCGGATTGCTGGCTCCGTTGCCCGGCGGCGTCTACGACATCAACGAACAAATGATCGATGATCTTCGGAATCAGCGTTACGGCGAGCACCCCTGCAATCTGGGCGCGCCGCTGGCCCTGGAGTTGGCCTCACGCTTCGGAGGCAGAGCCCTTGTGGTGGATCCGGTGGTCACGGACGAACTGAGCGCGGAAGCCAGACCCACAGGATTGCCGCAAGTGCATCGACGAAGTGCTTTTCATGCTCTGTCCCAGCGCGGCGCGGCCCGGGAAGCCGCCCGTCGCCGGGGCCTGAAGTATGAGGCAGGCAAGTTCATCGTCGCCCATCTTGGCGGAGGAATCAGTATCGGGGCCCACCTGCGCGGCCGTGTCGTGGAGGTGACCAACGCCCTGGACGGCGAAGGTCCCATGACTCCCGAACGCACCGGCGCCTTGCCGGTCATGGAAGTCCTTCGTCTGCTTGAAAACGGCGATTACGATGTTCCCGGCCTTCGCCGGGCTGTCCTGCGCGGAGGCGGCATCCTGGCTCACCTGGGCACCAATGATTTTCGCGTCGTGGAATCGCGAATCCGCGAAGGCGATCGACATGCTCAAGATGTTTTCCATGCCTTTGCCTACAACATTGCTCGGCATGCAACCTCCCTGCTGCCTGCCCTGATCACCTCTACCGACCCTTTACCGGTGGATGCCCTGGTCATCACCGGAGGCCTGGCCAAGAGCACCGTACTTGTTGCCGAACTTGCCGCTCGCCTCTCGCCCATCATGCCCATCGAGACCATCCTCGGAATGACCGAAGCCCATGTCATGGCTTCGAGCGCCTCGGACGCACTTCAGGGAACAATCCAAATCCAAGTCTATCAGGGCTAA
- a CDS encoding phosphate acyltransferase produces the protein MPIASLDELVRRSIPDDNPPRLAIARSGDAYALEAALNAYAAGLIDPVLIGDMETTSRIARDLRTDISALHQVHLPDDVAAVREAVRMFREHEADLIMKGGVGTSTLLKAVLDKTHGVPPQGIISHVTVFENPHAEKLLLLSDAAVNIRPNLQRKVEIVRNALAVARKLGIVRPRVALLAATEKVNYPAMPATLDADLIARMGAEGAFGDARVAGPMALDIALSARSAASKHFVDEVAGHADILITPDIESGNMLYKCLNTLLGLDVAGVVVGSSVPIVVPSRADSPRSKFLSIALAVFLARGRSS, from the coding sequence ATGCCCATAGCCTCTCTTGACGAACTGGTTCGCCGGTCCATACCGGATGACAATCCTCCCCGACTGGCCATTGCCCGTTCCGGAGACGCCTATGCACTGGAAGCGGCCCTGAATGCCTATGCCGCGGGGCTGATCGATCCGGTGCTTATCGGCGACATGGAGACCACCAGCCGTATCGCCCGGGACCTGCGAACGGACATTTCCGCATTGCACCAGGTGCATCTTCCTGACGACGTCGCCGCTGTGCGCGAAGCCGTGCGCATGTTCCGGGAGCACGAGGCGGATTTGATCATGAAAGGCGGCGTCGGCACGAGCACGCTGCTCAAGGCCGTGCTGGACAAGACCCATGGTGTTCCGCCCCAGGGCATCATCAGCCATGTCACGGTATTCGAGAATCCTCATGCTGAAAAACTGCTGCTGCTCAGCGACGCGGCGGTGAACATCCGCCCCAACCTGCAACGCAAGGTGGAAATCGTGCGCAACGCCCTGGCCGTGGCGCGCAAGCTGGGAATTGTACGCCCCAGAGTTGCCCTGCTTGCCGCCACGGAGAAGGTAAATTATCCGGCAATGCCCGCCACCCTGGACGCGGACCTGATCGCCCGAATGGGCGCCGAAGGCGCTTTTGGCGATGCGCGCGTCGCCGGCCCCATGGCCCTGGACATCGCCTTGTCCGCCCGGTCCGCGGCCAGCAAGCATTTTGTCGACGAAGTCGCCGGGCATGCCGATATTCTCATCACCCCGGACATCGAAAGCGGCAATATGCTTTACAAGTGCCTGAACACCCTGCTTGGCCTGGATGTGGCCGGCGTGGTCGTCGGCAGTTCCGTTCCCATTGTCGTGCCCTCCCGAGCCGACAGCCCCCGCTCCAAGTTCCTGTCCATCGCCTTGGCGGTTTTTCTCGCAAGAGGCCGATCATCCTGA
- the ilvN gene encoding acetolactate synthase small subunit, which translates to MTQTISALTKNSPGVLADMAQAIRKYNVNIRSISAGETEDPTISRLTIGLDGSEDDIQRITEEMADMDVIISMDDLRRKEFVDRELVLVKVAMESACTTQIMQIFEVFRANVVGMGQRSITVEMSGDRERVDGLIKMLAPFGIKSLCRSGMIALKRGDD; encoded by the coding sequence ATGACTCAGACCATTTCCGCCCTGACGAAGAACAGCCCAGGTGTTCTGGCCGACATGGCCCAGGCGATCCGCAAATACAACGTCAACATCCGCAGCATCTCCGCGGGTGAGACGGAAGACCCGACAATATCGCGCCTGACCATCGGCCTGGATGGATCGGAGGACGACATTCAGCGCATCACTGAGGAAATGGCCGACATGGATGTGATCATCAGCATGGATGATCTGCGGCGCAAGGAATTCGTCGACCGGGAACTGGTTCTGGTCAAGGTGGCCATGGAATCCGCCTGCACCACGCAGATCATGCAGATCTTCGAGGTTTTCCGGGCCAACGTGGTGGGCATGGGACAGCGATCGATCACGGTGGAAATGAGCGGAGACCGGGAACGGGTCGATGGCCTGATCAAGATGCTCGCCCCCTTTGGCATCAAAAGCCTTTGTCGTTCGGGAATGATTGCTCTCAAGCGCGGCGACGACTGA
- a CDS encoding glutamine synthetase III, translated as MSGIQSRLNAISAVTNYSPTAAPLNFAETKPTDLFGCNVFNHKVMKERLPGDAYKSLKKTIEYGEKLDSALADIVANAMKDWAIERGATHFTHVFYPLTGLTAEKHDAFLVPDGNGGALAQFSGQMLIQGEPDASSFPSGGLRTTFEARGYTAWDVTSPAYILENPNGTFLCIPTAFVSWTGEALDKKTPLLRSLQALNKQAKRVLQLFGVETKLPVISYAGPEQEYFLIDRNFVFSRPDLLIAGRTLFGAKPAKGQEFEDQYFGAIPRRVLSFMMEVDRELYKLGVPVKTRHNEVAPGQYEIAPIFEAGNLATDHNQLVMTVLRNVAKRYGMECLLHEKPFAGINGSGKHLNYSLGNAELGSLFDPGETPHENAQFLIFCAAAIRAMHRYGALLRATVATACNDHRLGANEAPPAIMSVYLGAQLTEVFEQIKSGNIKGSKKKDVLTVGVDTLPPLPMDPGDRNRTSPFAFTGNRFEFRAVGSSQSIAGPQVALNTMMTESLDYIASELEKATKGDPEKLNTAVQSLLKKIITEHEAIIFNGDGYSEEWHKEAAKRGLPNLKTTPEALPEITAKPVIELFTKYGVLSEAELHSRQEIYLEQYSKSINTEANLVIRMAKTIIFPAAMRYQGELAATCANLKAIGHDVKMITLEDVTAKLRMMQKSVGDLEDVLEKVPHGDTLKEAKYFCDSVLPAINTVREWADSLEIVVADDLWVLPSYQEMLFIK; from the coding sequence ATGAGTGGAATCCAGTCTCGCTTGAACGCCATTTCGGCGGTTACCAACTACTCGCCGACAGCGGCGCCGTTGAATTTCGCGGAAACAAAACCTACGGACCTGTTCGGTTGTAATGTCTTCAATCACAAGGTGATGAAGGAACGTCTGCCCGGAGATGCCTACAAGTCCCTGAAGAAAACCATCGAATACGGAGAAAAGCTGGACTCGGCCCTGGCCGACATCGTGGCCAACGCCATGAAAGACTGGGCCATTGAACGCGGGGCGACCCATTTTACCCACGTGTTTTATCCCCTGACCGGGTTGACGGCGGAAAAGCACGATGCGTTTCTTGTTCCGGATGGGAACGGTGGCGCTTTGGCCCAGTTCAGCGGCCAAATGCTGATCCAGGGCGAGCCGGATGCCTCCAGTTTTCCCTCCGGAGGACTGCGGACCACCTTTGAAGCCCGCGGCTACACAGCCTGGGACGTGACCAGTCCGGCATACATTCTGGAAAACCCCAATGGAACATTTTTGTGTATTCCCACGGCTTTCGTCTCCTGGACCGGAGAGGCCCTGGACAAAAAAACGCCGCTTCTGCGTTCCCTGCAGGCATTGAACAAGCAGGCCAAGCGCGTGCTTCAGCTTTTCGGCGTGGAGACCAAGCTCCCCGTCATTTCCTATGCCGGACCGGAACAGGAATATTTCCTTATCGACCGAAATTTCGTCTTCAGCCGTCCGGATCTGCTCATCGCCGGTCGAACATTGTTCGGCGCCAAACCGGCCAAGGGACAAGAGTTCGAGGACCAGTACTTTGGAGCAATCCCGCGCCGGGTACTGTCCTTTATGATGGAAGTGGACCGCGAACTGTACAAGCTTGGGGTGCCCGTGAAAACGCGCCACAACGAGGTGGCGCCGGGGCAGTACGAAATCGCGCCTATCTTCGAGGCCGGCAACCTGGCCACGGACCACAACCAGCTGGTCATGACCGTATTGCGCAACGTGGCCAAGCGGTACGGGATGGAGTGCCTGTTGCACGAAAAACCTTTTGCCGGGATCAACGGCTCCGGCAAACATCTCAACTACTCGCTGGGCAATGCCGAACTGGGCAGCTTGTTCGACCCGGGTGAAACGCCGCATGAGAATGCCCAGTTCCTGATCTTCTGCGCAGCGGCCATTCGGGCAATGCATCGATATGGCGCATTGCTGCGGGCCACTGTGGCCACGGCTTGCAATGATCATCGCCTTGGCGCCAATGAAGCGCCTCCGGCTATCATGTCGGTCTACCTTGGAGCGCAGTTAACCGAAGTCTTCGAGCAGATCAAAAGCGGCAACATCAAGGGATCGAAAAAGAAGGACGTCCTGACCGTGGGCGTGGACACCCTTCCGCCGTTGCCCATGGATCCGGGCGACCGCAACCGGACCAGCCCGTTCGCTTTTACGGGCAACAGGTTTGAATTCAGAGCTGTTGGTTCTTCGCAGTCCATTGCAGGCCCGCAGGTCGCTTTGAACACCATGATGACCGAGTCCCTTGATTACATCGCCTCGGAACTGGAAAAAGCCACCAAGGGCGATCCGGAAAAGTTGAATACGGCTGTCCAGAGCCTGTTGAAGAAAATCATCACTGAGCATGAAGCGATTATTTTCAACGGAGACGGCTACTCCGAGGAATGGCACAAGGAGGCTGCAAAACGCGGCCTGCCCAATCTGAAGACGACTCCGGAAGCTCTTCCGGAAATCACAGCCAAACCGGTCATTGAATTGTTCACTAAATACGGCGTGCTGTCAGAGGCGGAACTGCATTCCCGCCAGGAAATCTACCTGGAACAGTACAGCAAGAGCATCAACACCGAAGCCAACCTGGTCATCCGGATGGCCAAGACCATCATCTTCCCGGCTGCCATGCGATATCAGGGCGAGTTGGCCGCGACCTGCGCCAACCTGAAGGCCATCGGACATGATGTGAAGATGATCACTCTCGAAGACGTGACGGCAAAATTGCGCATGATGCAGAAATCCGTAGGGGACCTGGAAGACGTCCTGGAGAAGGTGCCGCACGGAGACACACTCAAGGAAGCAAAGTATTTCTGCGATTCGGTTTTGCCGGCCATTAACACTGTCCGGGAATGGGCGGACAGTTTGGAAATCGTCGTAGCCGACGATCTGTGGGTTTTGCCTAGTTATCAGGAAATGCTGTTCATCAAATAA